The Salmonella enterica subsp. houtenae serovar Houten genome has a segment encoding these proteins:
- a CDS encoding Allophanate hydrolase 2 subunit 2, giving the protein MLNIIRAGICTTVQDSGRHGFRQSGLSHCGALDKPAFQTANLLVGNEANAPALEITLGQLVVEFENESWFALTGAGCEAQLDNQPVWTGWRLPVKAGQRLTLHRPLHGMRSYLAVAGGIAVPEVMGSCSTDLKSGIGGLEGRLLKDGDRLATGKPSRQFSGPQGMKQLLWGNRLRALPGPEYREFDRASQEAFWRSPWQLSPQSNRMGYRLQGQSLTRTTDRELLSHGLLPGVVQVPYNGQPIVLMNDAQTTGGYPRIACIIEADMYHLAQIPLGQPIHFVQCSLEEALNARRERQRYLEQLTWRLQHEN; this is encoded by the coding sequence ATGCTGAATATTATTCGCGCGGGGATTTGTACCACCGTTCAGGACAGCGGGCGTCACGGTTTTCGTCAATCGGGGCTGAGCCACTGCGGCGCGCTGGATAAACCTGCCTTTCAGACCGCTAATCTCCTGGTCGGGAACGAGGCGAATGCCCCGGCGCTGGAAATCACCCTCGGTCAACTGGTCGTCGAATTTGAAAATGAGAGTTGGTTCGCTCTCACCGGCGCGGGCTGCGAAGCACAGTTGGATAATCAACCAGTCTGGACAGGCTGGCGATTGCCGGTAAAAGCGGGCCAGCGTCTCACGCTGCATCGACCGCTTCACGGGATGCGTAGCTATCTGGCGGTGGCGGGCGGTATTGCTGTGCCGGAGGTGATGGGATCGTGTAGTACCGATCTGAAGTCCGGTATCGGTGGGCTGGAAGGACGGTTGCTAAAAGATGGCGATCGGCTGGCGACGGGTAAACCATCGCGACAGTTTAGCGGGCCGCAGGGCATGAAGCAGTTACTGTGGGGTAATCGCCTCCGCGCGCTGCCGGGGCCGGAATACCGTGAGTTCGATCGCGCATCGCAAGAAGCGTTCTGGCGTTCGCCGTGGCAACTCAGTCCGCAAAGTAATCGCATGGGCTATCGTTTGCAGGGACAATCATTAACACGGACAACGGATCGCGAACTGCTATCGCACGGTTTGCTGCCCGGCGTCGTGCAGGTGCCTTACAACGGTCAACCTATTGTGCTGATGAATGATGCCCAGACAACCGGCGGCTATCCGCGTATTGCCTGCATTATCGAGGCGGATATGTACCATCTGGCGCAAATCCCGCTGGGGCAACCGATCCACTTTGTGCAATGTTCGCTGGAAGAGGCGCTCAACGCGCGCCGCGAGCGTCAGCGCTATCTGGAACAGCTTACCTGGCGACTTCAGCATGAAAATTGA
- the kipI gene encoding Allophanate hydrolase 2 subunit 1, protein MQRARCYLLGETAVVLELEPPITLASQKRIWRLTQRLVDMPNVVEAIPGMNNITVILREPQTLALDAIERLQRWWEESEALEPDSRSVEIPVIYGGAGGPDLAAVARHSGLSEKQVVELHASVEYVVWFLGFQPGFPYLGNLPEPLHMPRRAEPRLQVPVGSVGIGGAQTGIYPLSTPGGWQLIGLTPLKLFDPTREVPVLLRPGDSVRFVPQKEGIC, encoded by the coding sequence GTGCAGCGAGCGCGTTGTTATCTGTTAGGCGAAACGGCGGTCGTCCTGGAACTTGAACCGCCGATTACGCTGGCGAGTCAGAAACGCATCTGGCGTCTGACGCAGCGTCTGGTCGATATGCCGAACGTGGTGGAAGCGATTCCCGGGATGAACAATATCACCGTGATCTTGCGGGAACCGCAAACCCTGGCGCTGGATGCGATTGAGCGTCTGCAGCGCTGGTGGGAAGAGAGCGAGGCGCTGGAGCCAGACTCGCGTTCGGTTGAGATCCCGGTGATCTATGGCGGCGCAGGCGGGCCGGATCTGGCGGCGGTGGCGCGGCACAGCGGTTTGAGTGAAAAGCAGGTCGTGGAGCTACATGCCTCCGTTGAGTATGTCGTCTGGTTTTTAGGCTTTCAGCCTGGTTTTCCCTATCTTGGGAATTTACCCGAACCGCTCCATATGCCCAGACGCGCGGAGCCGCGCCTGCAGGTTCCGGTCGGTTCTGTCGGCATCGGCGGCGCGCAGACGGGGATTTATCCATTATCCACGCCGGGCGGCTGGCAACTGATCGGCCTCACGCCGTTGAAATTATTCGATCCGACGCGGGAAGTTCCGGTTCTGCTACGCCCTGGCGATAGCGTACGCTTTGTGCCGCAAAAGGAGGGAATATGCTGA
- the ybgI gene encoding putative hydrolase-oxidase translates to MKNTELEQLINDKLNSAAISDYAPNGLQVEGKETVQKIVTGVTASQALLDEAVRLQADAVIVHHGYFWKGESPVIRGMKRRRLKTLLANDINLYGWHLPLDAHPELGNNAQLATLLGITVKGEIEPLVPWGELSMPVPGLELASWIEARLGRKPLWCGDTGPDNVQRVAWCTGGGQSFIDSAARFGVDAFITGEVSEQTIHSAREQGLHFYAAGHHATERGGIRALSEWLNENTELDVTFIDIPNPA, encoded by the coding sequence ATGAAAAACACCGAGCTGGAACAACTGATTAACGACAAGCTGAACAGTGCGGCAATAAGTGATTATGCGCCGAATGGTTTACAGGTCGAAGGAAAAGAGACGGTACAGAAAATCGTTACCGGCGTGACCGCAAGTCAGGCGCTGCTCGATGAGGCGGTGCGTTTGCAGGCTGATGCGGTCATTGTTCATCATGGTTACTTCTGGAAAGGCGAGTCTCCGGTTATTCGCGGCATGAAACGCCGTCGCTTAAAAACGTTACTGGCAAATGATATTAACCTTTACGGTTGGCATCTGCCGCTGGATGCGCACCCTGAACTGGGCAACAATGCGCAGTTGGCGACGCTATTGGGTATTACCGTGAAAGGAGAAATTGAGCCGCTGGTGCCATGGGGAGAGCTCTCAATGCCGGTGCCGGGGCTGGAGCTGGCCTCATGGATTGAAGCGCGTCTGGGGCGTAAACCGCTATGGTGCGGCGATACCGGGCCGGATAATGTCCAGCGCGTCGCCTGGTGTACCGGCGGCGGACAAAGCTTTATTGATAGCGCCGCCCGCTTCGGCGTTGACGCTTTTATTACCGGCGAGGTGTCTGAACAGACCATTCATTCCGCGCGCGAACAGGGGCTGCATTTTTATGCCGCCGGGCACCATGCCACTGAACGCGGCGGTATTCGCGCCTTGAGCGAATGGCTGAACGAAAACACGGAGTTGGATGTGACGTTTATTGATATCCCTAACCCGGCATAA
- the ybgH gene encoding POT family transport protein, with the protein MNKQASQPRAIYYVVALQIWEYFSFYGMRALLILYLTNQLKYDDNHAYELFSAYCSLVYVTPILGGYLADKVLGNRMAVMLGAFLMAVGHLVLGASEIAPTFLYLSLAIIVCGYGLFKSNISCLLGELYQPEDPRRDGGFSLLYAAGNIGSIVAPIACGYVQEEYSWAMGFALAAIGMLAGLVIFLCGNRHFTHTTGVNKAVLCARNYLLPNWGWLLILLVAAPLLITVLFWKEWSVYALIVATAIGLGVLTKIYRQAQTAKQRKELGLIVTLTLFSMLFWAFAQQGGSSISLYIDRFVNRDILGYSVPTAMFQSVNAFAVMLCGVVLAWLVKERVSGNRTVRIWGKFALGLCLMSAGFCILTLSARWSAAYGHSSMPLMVLGLAVMGFAELFIDPVAMSQITRIDIPGVTGVLTGIYMLLSGAIANYLAGVIADQTSQSAFDASGAVNYAINAYVDVFEQITWGALACVGVVLLIWLYQSFKFKSRSLTVES; encoded by the coding sequence ATGAATAAACAAGCATCTCAACCCCGCGCTATTTATTATGTTGTCGCCCTGCAAATCTGGGAGTATTTCAGCTTTTATGGTATGCGCGCCCTACTGATTCTTTATCTCACCAATCAGCTAAAATACGACGATAACCACGCCTATGAGTTATTCAGCGCTTATTGTTCGCTGGTCTACGTAACGCCGATCCTTGGCGGCTATCTGGCGGATAAGGTGCTTGGCAACCGAATGGCGGTGATGCTGGGCGCATTTTTAATGGCGGTCGGTCATTTAGTGCTGGGCGCCAGTGAGATCGCGCCGACATTTCTTTATCTGTCGCTGGCGATCATTGTCTGCGGCTACGGCCTGTTTAAATCGAATATTAGCTGCCTGCTGGGCGAACTGTACCAGCCGGAAGATCCGCGTCGCGACGGCGGATTCTCGCTGCTTTACGCGGCAGGCAATATTGGATCGATCGTGGCCCCTATCGCCTGCGGCTATGTACAAGAGGAATACAGTTGGGCGATGGGCTTTGCGCTCGCCGCCATTGGTATGCTGGCGGGGCTAGTGATCTTCCTGTGTGGAAATCGTCATTTCACCCACACCACTGGCGTTAATAAAGCCGTGCTGTGCGCCAGAAACTACCTGCTGCCGAACTGGGGCTGGCTGTTAATTCTGCTGGTAGCGGCACCGTTGCTGATTACCGTTCTGTTCTGGAAAGAATGGTCAGTCTATGCCTTAATCGTGGCGACCGCGATCGGGCTGGGCGTGCTGACAAAAATTTATCGCCAGGCGCAAACGGCAAAACAGCGCAAAGAGCTGGGGCTGATTGTTACCCTGACCCTGTTCAGTATGCTGTTCTGGGCGTTTGCCCAGCAGGGCGGCAGTTCTATCAGCCTGTATATCGACCGCTTTGTGAACCGCGATATTCTGGGCTATTCCGTTCCTACCGCCATGTTCCAGTCGGTAAACGCCTTTGCTGTGATGCTGTGCGGGGTGGTATTGGCCTGGCTGGTTAAAGAGCGCGTAAGCGGTAATCGCACCGTGCGTATCTGGGGCAAATTCGCGTTGGGTCTCTGTCTGATGAGCGCCGGATTCTGCATTCTGACCCTGAGCGCACGCTGGTCCGCCGCTTACGGGCACTCCTCAATGCCGCTGATGGTGCTGGGGCTGGCGGTGATGGGCTTTGCCGAGCTGTTTATCGACCCGGTCGCCATGTCGCAAATTACGCGCATTGACATTCCTGGCGTCACCGGCGTATTAACCGGAATCTATATGCTGCTGTCCGGCGCAATCGCTAATTATCTGGCGGGCGTCATCGCCGACCAGACCTCGCAAAGCGCCTTTGACGCCAGCGGCGCGGTTAATTACGCCATTAATGCCTATGTCGATGTTTTTGAACAGATCACCTGGGGCGCGTTAGCCTGCGTAGGCGTTGTCCTGCTGATTTGGCTGTATCAGTCCTTCAAATTCAAAAGCCGCTCGCTGACTGTCGAATCCTGA
- the phrB gene encoding deoxyribodipyrimidine photolyase, producing MPTHLVWFRRDLRLQDNLALAAACRDASARVLALYISTPAQWRDHDMAPRQAAFISVQLNGLQVALAGKGIPLLFYEVADFNASIETVKNVCRQHDVSHLFYNYQYEINERQRDAAVEKTLQSVICEGFDDSVILAPGAVMTGNHEMYKVFTPFKNAWLKRLKEDIPPCVPAPKTRVSGALSTPLTPVSLNYPQQAFDAAFFPVEENAVIAQLRQFCAQGAAGYEPRRDFPAVEGTSRLSASLATGGLSPRQCLHRLLAEQPQALDGGPGSVWLNELIWREFYRHLMTWYPALCKHQPFIRWTKRVTWQENPHYLQAWQKGETGYPIVDAAMRQLNATGWMHNRLRMITASFLVKDLLIDWRLGERYFMSQLIDGDLAANNGGWQWAASTGTDAAPYFRIFNPTTQGERFDRDGEFIRQWLPALRDLPGKAIHQPWRWAEKAGVVLDYPRPIVDHKQARIATLSAYEAARKGA from the coding sequence ATGCCCACCCATTTAGTCTGGTTCAGGCGCGATCTGCGTTTACAGGATAATCTCGCGCTGGCCGCCGCCTGCCGCGATGCATCCGCGCGGGTGCTGGCGCTTTATATTTCCACCCCCGCGCAGTGGCGGGATCATGATATGGCGCCGCGTCAGGCGGCGTTTATCAGCGTGCAACTTAACGGGCTACAGGTGGCGCTTGCCGGAAAAGGCATCCCGCTGCTGTTTTATGAAGTCGCGGATTTTAACGCCAGTATTGAGACGGTCAAAAACGTTTGCCGACAGCATGACGTCAGCCATCTGTTTTATAACTATCAGTATGAGATTAACGAGCGTCAGCGTGATGCGGCGGTGGAAAAAACGCTGCAATCTGTCATCTGCGAAGGCTTTGACGATAGCGTGATTCTGGCGCCCGGCGCGGTGATGACCGGCAATCATGAAATGTATAAAGTTTTTACGCCGTTTAAAAACGCCTGGTTGAAACGGCTAAAAGAGGATATCCCGCCGTGCGTTCCGGCCCCGAAGACCCGGGTGAGCGGCGCGCTTTCTACACCCTTAACGCCAGTCTCGCTTAACTACCCGCAACAGGCGTTTGACGCCGCGTTTTTCCCGGTTGAAGAAAACGCGGTCATCGCGCAGTTACGTCAGTTTTGCGCGCAGGGCGCAGCCGGGTATGAGCCACGGCGCGATTTCCCTGCGGTTGAAGGCACCAGTCGGCTTTCCGCCAGCCTGGCGACTGGTGGCCTGTCGCCGCGACAGTGCCTGCACCGATTACTGGCGGAGCAGCCGCAGGCGCTGGACGGCGGACCGGGAAGCGTCTGGTTGAATGAACTCATCTGGCGGGAATTTTACCGTCATTTAATGACCTGGTATCCGGCATTGTGCAAACACCAGCCGTTTATCCGCTGGACAAAACGCGTCACGTGGCAGGAGAACCCACATTATCTTCAGGCATGGCAGAAAGGCGAAACCGGTTATCCGATTGTCGATGCGGCGATGCGCCAGCTTAACGCGACGGGCTGGATGCATAACCGTTTACGCATGATTACTGCCAGCTTTCTGGTGAAAGATCTGCTGATTGACTGGCGGCTGGGTGAGCGCTATTTCATGTCGCAGCTCATTGATGGCGATCTTGCCGCCAATAATGGCGGCTGGCAGTGGGCCGCCTCAACCGGTACTGATGCCGCGCCTTATTTTCGTATTTTTAATCCCACGACTCAGGGGGAGAGGTTCGATCGCGACGGCGAATTTATCCGCCAGTGGCTACCGGCATTACGCGATCTCCCTGGAAAAGCGATTCACCAGCCGTGGCGGTGGGCGGAAAAAGCGGGAGTCGTGCTTGATTATCCTCGGCCCATTGTGGATCACAAACAGGCGAGAATCGCGACGCTTTCCGCCTATGAGGCAGCGAGAAAAGGGGCGTAA